A region of Streptomyces deccanensis DNA encodes the following proteins:
- a CDS encoding NUDIX domain-containing protein, translated as MTVRPVVKRTARAVLLDGDDLILIKRTKPGMDPYWLTPGGGVEPEDTTVVDALHREVHEELGAKITDVVPCFVDTVEHIGEDGGATGVKVQHFFVCRLESMDPSKRHGPEVEEPLGEYEIVRIPFTRVGIASVHLVPLSLRHYLDGNIEGVRAMHAPDLG; from the coding sequence ATGACCGTACGACCCGTGGTCAAGCGCACCGCCCGCGCCGTCCTGCTCGACGGCGACGACCTGATCCTGATCAAGCGCACCAAGCCGGGCATGGATCCCTACTGGCTCACGCCGGGCGGCGGGGTCGAGCCGGAGGACACCACGGTCGTCGACGCGCTCCACCGCGAAGTGCACGAGGAGCTCGGCGCCAAGATCACTGATGTGGTGCCCTGTTTCGTGGACACCGTCGAGCACATCGGCGAGGACGGCGGCGCCACCGGTGTGAAGGTCCAGCACTTCTTCGTCTGCCGTCTGGAGTCCATGGATCCCTCCAAGCGGCACGGCCCCGAGGTGGAGGAGCCCCTGGGGGAGTACGAGATCGTGCGTATCCCCTTCACCCGGGTCGGCATCGCCTCCGTCCACCTCGTCCCGTTGTCGCTGCGGCACTACCTGGACGGGAACATCGAGGGCGTACGGGCGATGCACGCGCCCGACCTGGGCTGA